The following proteins are co-located in the Pseudarthrobacter siccitolerans genome:
- a CDS encoding GNAT family N-acetyltransferase, producing the protein MNFSSELFDGVVLRPVRKMDARALTEAFQKNRTYLAPWEPIRPDRFYTVQGQQEVIARQRTELGAGTALPMVLAKEGTILGLLTLSSIVRGAFQNAHLGYWIDQAAQGAGLMTAAVGAAVNIAKHDLGLHRLEAATLVHNTASQLVLEKNGFASYGMAPAYLQIAGQWQDHRMFQRIL; encoded by the coding sequence ATGAACTTCTCGTCCGAACTTTTCGACGGCGTTGTCCTCCGACCGGTCCGGAAGATGGACGCCCGCGCGCTGACGGAAGCGTTTCAGAAGAACCGAACCTATCTCGCGCCGTGGGAGCCGATCCGGCCCGACAGGTTCTACACCGTTCAGGGCCAGCAAGAAGTAATCGCGCGGCAACGGACCGAGCTGGGCGCGGGAACAGCTCTTCCTATGGTGCTGGCGAAAGAAGGAACCATCCTCGGTCTGCTGACCCTCAGCTCGATTGTGCGCGGCGCCTTCCAGAATGCTCATCTTGGCTACTGGATCGACCAGGCCGCCCAAGGTGCGGGACTGATGACCGCAGCCGTCGGCGCTGCCGTGAATATCGCCAAGCATGACTTGGGATTGCACCGTCTGGAAGCGGCAACCCTTGTGCACAACACCGCATCGCAGCTGGTCCTGGAGAAGAACGGGTTCGCGTCATATGGCATGGCTCCCGCTTATCTGCAAATTGCTGGCCAGTGGCAGGACCACCGGATGTTCCAGCGGATTCTCTAA
- a CDS encoding DNA polymerase III subunit delta' yields the protein MSVWEDLQGQAAVVEQLRQASSGENLTHAWLFTGPPGSGRSNAAKAFAAALNCDQEDVTRRGCGQCPACLTILGETHSDVTFVRTEKVTITIDEARELVAAAGNRPSAGRWRIIVVEDADRMAERTTNVLLKAIEEPTPRTVWMLCAPSPADVLVTIRSRCRSVALRLPPAADVAALLVKRDGVEPALAERAARAAQSHVGIARRLARDPAARERRLETVRFPLGLRGVTAAVMMAEKLVKIATAEATSSNEERDAAEKAALLATLGAPESGTLPPAMRSQVKQLEEDQKRRAKRSVTDSLDRTLTDLLSFYRDVMIIQLGNAVELVNVEIRGELEEFASRSTPEATLARMDAINKARERITTTNVAPLLTIESMAASLI from the coding sequence ATGAGCGTATGGGAAGACCTGCAGGGCCAGGCCGCCGTCGTCGAACAATTGCGCCAGGCCTCGAGCGGCGAAAACCTGACGCACGCTTGGCTCTTCACCGGGCCGCCGGGCTCGGGCCGTTCGAATGCGGCCAAGGCTTTTGCGGCCGCGTTGAACTGCGACCAGGAGGACGTCACCCGGCGCGGTTGCGGGCAGTGCCCCGCGTGCCTGACCATCCTGGGCGAAACCCATTCGGACGTCACGTTCGTCCGGACTGAAAAAGTGACCATCACCATTGACGAGGCCCGGGAACTGGTGGCCGCAGCAGGGAACCGGCCATCAGCCGGCCGTTGGCGGATCATCGTGGTGGAGGACGCGGACCGGATGGCCGAGCGGACCACGAACGTCCTCCTCAAGGCGATCGAGGAGCCAACCCCGCGGACGGTGTGGATGCTGTGCGCGCCGTCCCCCGCCGATGTACTGGTGACCATCCGCTCGCGCTGCCGCAGCGTGGCGCTGCGTCTGCCGCCCGCCGCTGATGTGGCTGCTTTGCTGGTAAAGCGCGACGGCGTGGAGCCGGCCTTGGCGGAGCGCGCGGCCCGGGCGGCACAAAGCCATGTGGGCATCGCCCGGCGGCTCGCGCGGGATCCTGCGGCCCGGGAGCGCCGGCTGGAGACGGTGAGGTTCCCGCTGGGCCTGCGCGGGGTCACAGCCGCGGTGATGATGGCGGAAAAGCTGGTTAAAATTGCCACCGCCGAGGCCACGAGTTCCAACGAGGAACGCGACGCCGCCGAGAAGGCCGCGTTGCTGGCCACGCTTGGAGCACCCGAGTCGGGCACGCTTCCGCCGGCCATGCGGAGCCAGGTGAAGCAACTGGAGGAAGACCAGAAACGCCGTGCCAAACGGTCCGTCACCGATTCCCTGGACCGTACCCTCACAGACCTGCTGTCCTTCTACCGGGATGTGATGATTATCCAGCTCGGGAATGCTGTGGAGCTCGTAAACGTTGAGATCAGGGGTGAATTGGAGGAGTTCGCCAGCCGCTCCACCCCAGAAGCCACCCTTGCCCGGATGGACGCCATCAACAAAGCCCGTGAACGCATCACCACCACCAACGTTGCCCCGCTGTTGACCATTGAGTCCATGGCAGCCAGCCTGATCTAG
- a CDS encoding DUF2516 family protein, producing the protein MDGELLIRPVEQAIFFILALVALGLELWAVVDCARHRANAFEATGKRTKTFWLALTGGAALVGVISFFGSGGGFFGTLGLFGLAAVVAASVYLADVRPAVKDAGRGGSRNTGPYGPW; encoded by the coding sequence GTGGACGGTGAACTTCTTATTCGGCCTGTAGAACAGGCAATTTTCTTCATTCTTGCCCTGGTGGCGCTGGGACTGGAGCTGTGGGCCGTGGTGGACTGCGCCCGCCACCGCGCGAATGCGTTCGAGGCTACCGGAAAGAGGACCAAGACTTTCTGGCTGGCATTGACCGGCGGCGCCGCCCTGGTAGGCGTCATCTCCTTTTTCGGCAGCGGCGGTGGCTTTTTCGGCACGCTGGGGCTGTTCGGGCTCGCGGCCGTGGTGGCGGCGTCCGTCTACCTCGCCGACGTCCGCCCGGCTGTCAAGGATGCCGGCCGCGGCGGCAGCCGCAACACCGGCCCTTACGGGCCCTGGTAA
- the tmk gene encoding dTMP kinase — translation MSKQRAGLFIAFEGGDGAGKSTQAARLADALESRGLTVLRTREPGGTPIGEKLRSLVLDHGQGHIDAHTEALIFAASRAAHATQVIRPALDRGEVVLTDRYIDSSVAYQGAGRDLGKDAVRSINAWATSGLEPHLTVLLDVDPEVGRSRRTAGDAAEDRLESEADDFHVRIRDAFLELAASRAGSYLVLPAHLPVDELAAHILQRVDALLAAAEVGSA, via the coding sequence GTGAGCAAACAACGGGCGGGCCTTTTCATCGCTTTTGAGGGCGGGGACGGCGCCGGTAAGTCCACCCAGGCGGCCCGGCTCGCGGACGCCCTCGAATCGCGCGGACTCACTGTCCTGCGTACGCGGGAGCCCGGCGGTACCCCGATTGGCGAGAAACTGCGGTCCCTGGTCCTGGACCATGGCCAGGGGCACATCGATGCCCACACCGAAGCGCTGATCTTTGCCGCCTCGCGTGCGGCGCATGCAACCCAGGTCATCCGGCCCGCCCTTGACCGCGGCGAGGTGGTTTTGACGGACCGCTACATCGATTCATCGGTTGCCTACCAGGGCGCCGGGCGGGACCTCGGCAAGGACGCCGTGCGGTCCATTAATGCCTGGGCCACCTCCGGCCTGGAGCCCCACCTCACCGTGCTGCTGGACGTTGACCCAGAAGTGGGCCGCAGCCGCAGGACCGCTGGCGATGCTGCCGAAGACCGGCTGGAATCCGAAGCTGACGACTTCCACGTGCGGATCCGGGACGCCTTCCTGGAACTGGCAGCCAGCCGTGCCGGTTCCTACCTGGTGCTTCCGGCTCACCTTCCCGTCGATGAGCTGGCAGCGCACATCCTCCAGCGCGTGGACGCCCTGCTGGCCGCCGCGGAAGTGGGCAGCGCATGA
- a CDS encoding RBBP9/YdeN family alpha/beta hydrolase, protein MKVKGSRVPVRPVQQCVIVHGYESSPDANWFPWLQSALEAEGIAVTVVSLPDPDEPDKAAWDNAVSAALGVPDAATVVVAHSLGVVTVLRVLAALPEPWELGGLVLVAGFTEPLEALPELDGFLATDVDVERVAMSIGERTVLRSDTDPFVPPEASDDIARRLSARVQIHPRAGHFMTEDGVTSLPALLDLLLSR, encoded by the coding sequence ATGAAGGTAAAAGGCAGCAGAGTCCCGGTTCGACCCGTCCAACAGTGCGTCATCGTCCACGGGTACGAATCGTCTCCGGATGCAAACTGGTTCCCTTGGCTTCAAAGTGCCCTCGAAGCTGAAGGCATAGCAGTCACGGTCGTTTCCCTCCCCGATCCGGACGAGCCTGACAAGGCAGCTTGGGATAACGCGGTCAGTGCGGCACTCGGAGTGCCCGATGCGGCAACGGTGGTTGTGGCCCATTCCCTCGGTGTGGTCACAGTCCTGCGAGTACTCGCGGCGTTGCCGGAGCCATGGGAGCTTGGCGGTCTCGTGTTGGTGGCCGGGTTCACTGAACCCCTGGAAGCATTGCCGGAGCTCGATGGTTTCCTCGCCACTGACGTTGACGTTGAGCGGGTGGCAATGAGCATCGGGGAACGAACAGTCCTTCGCTCCGATACGGATCCCTTCGTGCCGCCGGAAGCATCCGATGACATCGCCAGGCGCCTAAGCGCCCGGGTGCAGATTCACCCGCGAGCAGGACACTTCATGACGGAAGACGGCGTCACAAGCCTGCCTGCTCTGCTTGACCTGCTCCTATCCAGGTAG
- a CDS encoding alpha/beta hydrolase has protein sequence MTARPLPARPASWAIAARAAGAMALAMVLASCSLLNGGDRSQEAATAKADPSIVASAPAGLEQFYSQEVVWEPCENNFQCAKVEVPMDYGNPGGETIELAALRAPSTGNKTGSLLVNPGGPGASGYDFVKDAAGTHFSQAVRNAYDLVGFDPRGVKRSAPVACMTDAERDAARAKIYNLDTDAGLQEALTDNKAVAAKCSEQTGPVLAHIDTVSSAKDLDILRAVVNDAKLNYLGYSYGTFLGSTYASLFPDNVGRMVLDGALDPSISSEELTRGQARAFEKSLGAYVESCLEQEKCPLSGNVDSGVQQIRDLINAVQQTPRTAKDGRMVNATMFVSGLITPLYNDQSWPALTQALDAAMAGDVSLMLRLADLSADRASNGTYTSNSSFAFSAINCLDYPTASDTASMRAEKQQLVQESPTFGYFFAYGGTNCAGWPYKNLRTPAPMEYRGETPIVVIGTTGDPATPVEWAASLRKQLGNASLLTWNGEGHTAYGRSNSCIEDPVDRYLVSGQVPADNTVC, from the coding sequence ATGACTGCCCGCCCCCTGCCTGCACGCCCCGCATCCTGGGCGATTGCGGCACGTGCCGCCGGGGCCATGGCCCTTGCCATGGTCCTGGCCAGCTGCAGCCTCCTGAACGGCGGAGACCGCAGCCAGGAGGCAGCCACGGCGAAGGCTGACCCCTCGATTGTGGCGTCCGCTCCGGCCGGGCTTGAACAGTTCTACTCGCAGGAAGTGGTGTGGGAGCCGTGCGAAAACAACTTCCAGTGCGCCAAGGTCGAAGTGCCCATGGATTACGGTAATCCCGGCGGCGAAACCATTGAACTGGCGGCGTTGCGGGCCCCGAGCACGGGCAACAAAACGGGCAGCCTGCTCGTCAACCCCGGCGGCCCCGGCGCGTCCGGGTACGACTTCGTCAAGGACGCAGCGGGAACGCACTTTTCGCAGGCGGTGCGGAACGCCTACGACCTGGTGGGCTTCGACCCCCGGGGTGTAAAGCGCTCCGCGCCCGTTGCCTGCATGACGGATGCCGAACGCGACGCGGCCCGTGCCAAGATCTACAACCTGGACACGGACGCCGGCCTGCAGGAGGCGCTGACAGACAATAAGGCCGTCGCCGCCAAGTGCTCTGAGCAGACCGGGCCCGTGCTGGCCCATATCGATACTGTGAGCTCCGCGAAGGACCTGGACATCCTCCGTGCCGTGGTCAACGACGCAAAGCTGAACTACCTCGGGTACTCCTACGGCACGTTCCTGGGGTCCACCTACGCTTCGCTGTTCCCGGACAATGTGGGCCGTATGGTGCTCGATGGTGCCCTTGATCCCTCCATCAGCAGCGAGGAACTGACCCGCGGCCAGGCACGCGCCTTTGAAAAGTCCCTCGGGGCTTATGTTGAGAGCTGCCTTGAGCAGGAGAAGTGCCCGCTGAGCGGAAATGTCGATTCCGGCGTGCAGCAGATCCGGGACCTCATCAACGCTGTACAGCAGACGCCCCGCACCGCCAAGGACGGCCGGATGGTTAACGCCACCATGTTCGTCAGCGGCCTGATTACCCCGCTGTACAACGATCAGAGCTGGCCTGCGCTCACGCAGGCCCTCGATGCGGCCATGGCAGGGGACGTGAGCCTGATGCTTCGACTCGCAGACCTGAGTGCCGACCGCGCCTCCAACGGGACGTACACCTCCAATTCATCGTTCGCATTTAGCGCCATCAACTGCCTGGACTATCCCACGGCGTCCGACACGGCCAGCATGCGGGCCGAAAAGCAGCAGCTGGTGCAGGAGTCCCCCACATTCGGGTACTTTTTCGCCTACGGCGGCACCAACTGTGCCGGCTGGCCGTACAAGAACCTCCGCACCCCGGCACCCATGGAGTACAGGGGCGAAACCCCCATTGTGGTCATCGGTACTACGGGTGACCCCGCCACACCGGTGGAGTGGGCCGCCTCGCTCCGGAAGCAGCTGGGCAATGCCTCCCTGCTGACCTGGAACGGCGAAGGCCACACTGCCTACGGTCGGTCCAACAGCTGCATCGAGGACCCTGTTGACCGCTACCTGGTGAGCGGTCAGGTCCCGGCCGACAACACAGTGTGCTAA
- a CDS encoding DUF1206 domain-containing protein yields MARAGYVFIGLVHILIGVIALQVDRGQGGQADQSGAIASIASKPGGPALLWAGLVACAALALWMFSEAFFNARTETESKEKLKKAGSAVGKAVVFAFLAFTFAVFASGGSKNSSQSASDFTAKLMGVPAGMVLLVAAGLAIIAAGAFYAYRGVSRKFMEDLQDPGNGRAAIKWIGTIGYAAKGVVLAVVGVLIIVAAATADPSKSSGLDGGLKTLGSQPYGVFLLAGIAAGLICYGVYSMARARYGKF; encoded by the coding sequence TTGGCTCGAGCCGGATACGTCTTCATCGGACTGGTCCACATCCTGATCGGCGTCATCGCCCTTCAGGTTGACCGGGGACAGGGCGGCCAGGCAGATCAATCCGGCGCGATAGCATCTATCGCTTCCAAACCTGGTGGCCCCGCACTGCTTTGGGCGGGGCTCGTGGCGTGCGCGGCGTTGGCGCTCTGGATGTTCAGCGAGGCGTTCTTCAATGCCCGCACCGAAACCGAGTCAAAAGAGAAACTGAAGAAGGCCGGGTCCGCCGTTGGAAAAGCCGTGGTGTTTGCTTTCCTGGCCTTTACCTTTGCGGTCTTCGCCTCCGGCGGAAGCAAGAACTCCAGCCAGTCTGCGAGCGACTTTACGGCCAAGTTAATGGGGGTACCCGCCGGCATGGTGCTGCTGGTCGCGGCCGGTCTGGCGATCATCGCAGCCGGTGCTTTCTATGCCTATCGCGGCGTTTCACGGAAGTTTATGGAGGACCTGCAGGACCCCGGCAACGGCCGGGCGGCTATCAAGTGGATCGGGACCATCGGCTACGCCGCAAAAGGCGTTGTTCTCGCCGTGGTGGGGGTTCTGATCATTGTTGCCGCGGCAACCGCGGACCCCTCGAAATCCTCAGGCCTGGACGGCGGGCTGAAAACTCTGGGTTCCCAGCCGTACGGGGTGTTCCTGCTGGCCGGCATCGCGGCAGGACTGATCTGCTACGGCGTGTACTCGATGGCCCGTGCGCGGTACGGGAAGTTTTAG
- a CDS encoding trans-sulfuration enzyme family protein produces the protein MSLSEHQAVSLAAETVVVAAGRPPRERDQPVNPPIVLSSTYFGTGPLADGDRGYGRYSNPTWDPFEEALGQLEGSELPGLLYASGLAAVSSALSLIPAGGVLVMPAHSYSGSLVMAAELAQKGFIELRTVDIAETDAVREALSPSGPAARSAAMLWLESPTNPMLGIADVPALADAAHAAGAIVVTDNTFSTPLVQQPLLLGSDVVLHSVTKYLAGHSDVVLGALVTSNPDIRSALLHHRIIHGGIAGPFEAWLALRGLRTLALRIERSQASALVLADRLGSHPLVESLRFPGLPTDPGHERAKAQMKGFGSIICIQVAPAGGLSGAEAADALVQALELWLPATSLGGVESLIERRRRHTAEPASVPENLVRLSVGIENVEDLWADLKQALDALGG, from the coding sequence ATGAGTCTTTCCGAACATCAAGCGGTGTCCCTGGCAGCTGAGACGGTAGTGGTGGCCGCCGGACGCCCCCCAAGGGAGAGGGACCAGCCGGTCAACCCGCCCATCGTCCTGTCCTCCACATACTTTGGCACCGGACCGCTTGCTGACGGCGACCGCGGCTATGGCCGGTACTCCAACCCCACCTGGGATCCCTTTGAAGAAGCGCTCGGCCAGCTCGAAGGCTCGGAACTGCCCGGCCTCCTCTATGCATCCGGCCTGGCCGCCGTCAGTTCGGCGCTCTCCCTCATCCCGGCCGGGGGAGTGCTCGTGATGCCGGCGCACAGCTATTCCGGATCCCTGGTGATGGCCGCAGAGCTGGCCCAAAAGGGTTTCATCGAACTCCGGACCGTAGACATTGCGGAAACGGACGCCGTCAGGGAAGCACTCTCGCCCAGCGGTCCGGCAGCGCGCTCCGCCGCCATGCTGTGGCTGGAGAGTCCCACGAATCCCATGCTGGGCATTGCCGACGTGCCTGCCCTCGCTGACGCCGCGCACGCTGCCGGAGCCATCGTGGTCACAGACAACACCTTTTCCACTCCCTTGGTCCAGCAGCCCCTGCTGCTGGGATCCGACGTCGTCCTGCACTCGGTGACCAAATACCTGGCGGGCCACTCCGACGTCGTCCTCGGAGCCCTGGTGACGTCCAACCCTGACATCCGTTCGGCACTGCTTCATCACCGGATCATCCACGGCGGGATCGCAGGCCCGTTCGAAGCCTGGCTCGCACTGCGCGGGCTGCGGACACTCGCGCTGAGGATCGAGCGGTCCCAGGCCTCTGCCCTGGTCCTGGCGGACAGGCTAGGGTCCCATCCCCTGGTCGAATCCCTCCGGTTCCCGGGCCTTCCCACGGACCCCGGGCACGAGCGGGCGAAGGCGCAGATGAAGGGCTTCGGCTCGATCATCTGCATCCAGGTGGCACCAGCGGGAGGGCTCAGCGGAGCCGAAGCCGCGGACGCGCTGGTGCAGGCGCTGGAACTGTGGCTTCCGGCGACGTCACTGGGCGGGGTTGAATCGCTGATCGAACGCCGCCGCCGGCATACGGCCGAACCGGCCAGTGTTCCCGAAAACCTGGTCCGCCTCAGCGTCGGCATCGAAAACGTCGAGGACCTCTGGGCTGACCTGAAGCAGGCGCTGGACGCGTTGGGCGGCTAG
- a CDS encoding class I SAM-dependent methyltransferase produces MVQKAERVTSPQITGRNLAGRQGRPVGNVTRGTTNPNRMRRLDRWLTGPQAWRLRSAASPLVVDLGYGATPATAVELFERLSAVRPDVQVCGIEIEPDRVRAALPLQRPGLSFHVGGFEIPVPGRPVLVRAFNVLRQYEEADVAGIWRLVQDRLSRDGLFIDGTCDEIGRRVTWVALDAERPLSLSISMRFGSFTLPSDAAERLPKALIHRNVPGEPVHALMQAMDRFWLESAPLAAFGNRQRWQSMCRLLRDAGWPVQDGPGRWRLGELTVGWEAVAPRG; encoded by the coding sequence GTGGTGCAAAAAGCTGAACGGGTGACTTCCCCGCAGATCACCGGCAGGAACCTGGCCGGCAGGCAGGGGCGGCCGGTCGGCAACGTCACCCGGGGCACCACCAACCCCAACCGCATGCGACGGCTGGACCGCTGGTTGACCGGGCCGCAGGCCTGGCGGCTCCGGTCCGCCGCCAGCCCCCTGGTGGTGGACCTGGGATACGGCGCCACCCCGGCCACCGCCGTCGAACTTTTTGAGCGGCTCTCTGCTGTGCGGCCGGACGTACAGGTGTGCGGGATCGAGATCGAGCCTGACCGCGTCCGCGCAGCCCTGCCCCTTCAACGGCCCGGTCTGAGCTTCCATGTGGGCGGTTTTGAAATTCCTGTTCCGGGCAGGCCGGTGCTGGTGCGCGCCTTTAATGTGCTGCGGCAGTACGAGGAAGCGGATGTGGCGGGCATCTGGCGGCTGGTGCAGGACCGGCTGTCCCGGGACGGACTGTTCATCGATGGCACCTGCGACGAGATCGGGCGGCGGGTGACGTGGGTGGCACTGGACGCCGAGCGGCCGCTCTCGCTCAGCATATCCATGCGGTTCGGCAGCTTTACCCTGCCCTCAGACGCAGCCGAGCGGCTGCCCAAGGCGCTGATCCACCGCAACGTCCCCGGCGAACCGGTCCATGCCCTGATGCAGGCCATGGACCGGTTCTGGCTGGAGTCTGCCCCGCTGGCAGCGTTCGGCAACCGGCAGCGCTGGCAGTCCATGTGCCGCCTTTTGCGCGACGCCGGGTGGCCGGTGCAGGACGGGCCGGGGCGGTGGCGGCTGGGAGAGTTGACGGTGGGTTGGGAAGCGGTGGCCCCGCGCGGCTAA
- a CDS encoding SDR family oxidoreductase yields MILIVGATGDLGGRVTSRLRLEGQSVRCLVRTSTDDAGLRGIGAEVVRGDLTMPASLRAACGGADVLIATATAMTRRLAGARSPSIREVDEEGMVALVAAAEAAGVQRFVYLSFAGVEASIGTPLEHAKLAVERRLNDSTMQTVIVRADAFQEVHLAPMARFDMATGKAAIIGKGNTRRRWVATEDVASLLCAVALETDPPALIEFGGPEPLTKNEAIAVAQDLTHRRMKVQRMPRPVARLLVRLLKRRNDALASAFGAGVHQDLNEATWDDEPLRRRGIKPKAATDFLREQASRLPTQT; encoded by the coding sequence ATGATTCTCATTGTCGGTGCCACCGGTGATCTCGGCGGACGTGTTACCAGCCGGCTGCGCCTCGAGGGACAATCCGTCCGCTGCCTGGTAAGGACCAGCACCGACGACGCCGGGTTGCGCGGGATCGGTGCGGAGGTGGTGCGCGGGGACCTCACAATGCCGGCCAGCCTCAGGGCTGCATGCGGGGGCGCCGACGTCCTGATCGCGACCGCCACGGCGATGACCCGGCGCCTGGCAGGGGCCAGAAGTCCAAGCATCCGGGAGGTGGATGAGGAGGGCATGGTCGCATTGGTTGCGGCCGCCGAGGCCGCCGGCGTGCAGCGCTTCGTCTATCTTTCCTTCGCAGGGGTTGAGGCCTCTATCGGTACACCGCTTGAACACGCCAAGCTTGCAGTCGAGAGGCGCCTCAACGACTCAACTATGCAGACGGTCATCGTCCGCGCGGACGCCTTCCAGGAAGTCCACCTGGCCCCGATGGCCCGCTTTGACATGGCCACAGGAAAGGCAGCCATCATCGGCAAAGGCAACACCAGGAGGCGGTGGGTGGCCACGGAGGATGTTGCCTCTCTCCTTTGCGCGGTAGCACTCGAGACTGACCCTCCTGCGCTGATCGAGTTCGGAGGCCCGGAGCCCCTGACCAAGAACGAGGCCATCGCGGTTGCTCAGGACCTCACTCATCGCAGGATGAAGGTCCAGCGGATGCCCCGCCCCGTAGCCCGTCTTTTGGTGCGTTTGCTCAAACGCCGTAACGACGCACTGGCCTCCGCCTTCGGCGCGGGGGTACACCAAGACCTGAACGAGGCCACCTGGGACGATGAGCCCCTGCGCCGGCGTGGTATCAAGCCGAAGGCGGCCACGGACTTTCTCCGCGAACAGGCAAGCCGGCTCCCTACCCAAACCTAA
- a CDS encoding aldo/keto reductase, whose translation MTLSPTLTFNDGNQVPQLGYGVWQVEDGVAEKVVRQAFEAGYRHIDTAKIYGNEAGVGRAIASSGLSPEQLFITTKLWNADQGYESTLAAFEESMDRLGLETLDLYLIHWMQPKQDKYVDTWKALIELQKRGRVKSIGVSNFTVDGLQRLIDETGVVPAIHQIELHPYFSQRELREFGASKGILTQAWSPLGQGGELLEDPAVAAIAAKHGATPAQVVIAWHLAIGNVVIPKSVTESRIRENFAALEVSLAADDVEAINALDRTANGEGRIGPDPAVSDFA comes from the coding sequence ATGACTCTTTCACCCACATTGACTTTCAACGACGGAAACCAGGTCCCCCAGCTCGGCTATGGTGTGTGGCAAGTTGAGGACGGAGTGGCGGAAAAGGTTGTCCGCCAGGCCTTCGAAGCGGGCTACCGCCACATCGACACTGCCAAGATCTATGGCAACGAGGCCGGCGTTGGCCGGGCCATCGCCAGCTCCGGGCTGTCACCGGAGCAGCTTTTTATCACCACCAAGCTGTGGAATGCCGACCAGGGCTACGAGTCCACCCTCGCCGCATTCGAGGAGTCGATGGACCGGCTCGGCCTTGAGACGCTGGACCTGTACCTGATCCACTGGATGCAGCCCAAGCAGGACAAGTACGTGGACACCTGGAAGGCACTGATCGAGCTGCAGAAGCGCGGCCGGGTCAAGTCCATCGGTGTTTCAAACTTTACGGTTGATGGCCTGCAGCGGCTCATCGACGAAACGGGCGTAGTCCCGGCCATCCACCAGATCGAGCTGCACCCGTACTTCAGCCAGCGGGAACTGCGCGAGTTCGGTGCCTCGAAGGGGATCCTGACCCAGGCCTGGTCCCCGCTGGGCCAGGGCGGCGAGCTCCTCGAGGATCCGGCAGTGGCCGCCATTGCTGCCAAGCACGGCGCTACGCCTGCCCAGGTTGTTATCGCCTGGCACCTTGCCATTGGCAACGTGGTGATCCCCAAGTCCGTCACCGAGTCCCGGATCCGCGAGAACTTCGCAGCGCTGGAGGTCTCCCTGGCCGCCGACGACGTCGAGGCCATCAATGCGCTGGACCGCACCGCGAACGGCGAAGGCCGGATCGGGCCCGACCCCGCAGTTTCCGACTTCGCGTAG
- a CDS encoding DNA alkylation repair protein — protein sequence MAGVMAELAGLEEPRAREVNEKHGDDHGVNLGKLRAVAKRLKTQQELANELWATGDTAARLLALLICRPKAFAPDELDAMLREARTPKVHDWLVSYVVKKSPHSEELRTTWLADRDPLVASAGWALTSERVAKQPEGLDLAGLLDVVEAEMKDAPERLQWAMNTCLATIGIWHPDQRSRAVSIGERLAVLKDYPTPPGCTSPFAPTWIAEMVRRQDNT from the coding sequence ATGGCCGGAGTGATGGCCGAGCTGGCGGGCCTTGAGGAACCGCGTGCACGCGAGGTTAACGAAAAGCACGGTGACGATCACGGGGTAAACCTCGGCAAACTCCGCGCTGTCGCCAAGCGGCTCAAGACGCAACAGGAACTCGCCAATGAGCTCTGGGCAACTGGTGACACGGCGGCGAGGCTGCTGGCGCTCCTGATCTGCCGCCCGAAGGCGTTCGCGCCCGACGAGTTGGATGCCATGCTGCGCGAGGCCCGCACACCCAAGGTGCACGACTGGCTCGTGAGTTACGTGGTGAAGAAAAGCCCGCACTCGGAAGAGCTTCGAACCACATGGTTGGCTGACCGCGATCCGTTGGTTGCGAGCGCGGGCTGGGCGCTGACCAGTGAACGCGTGGCGAAGCAGCCCGAAGGACTGGACCTCGCAGGGCTCCTGGACGTCGTTGAAGCTGAAATGAAGGACGCTCCGGAGCGGCTGCAGTGGGCGATGAATACCTGCCTGGCCACCATCGGCATCTGGCACCCCGACCAGCGCAGCAGGGCAGTCAGCATCGGCGAGCGCCTGGCGGTGCTCAAGGACTACCCCACTCCCCCGGGCTGTACGTCTCCCTTTGCGCCAACATGGATCGCGGAAATGGTGCGGCGGCAGGACAACACGTAG